In Anopheles gambiae chromosome 2, idAnoGambNW_F1_1, whole genome shotgun sequence, a single window of DNA contains:
- the LOC1281438 gene encoding adenylyltransferase and sulfurtransferase MOCS3, whose protein sequence is MGEMNGEGQIEVLENDIRTLRKQLQEKVQQLKTLKKHFQKNCITKLNNDEIARYSRQIILSEIGVQGQLKLKKASVLVVGAGGLGCPAALYLAGAGIGRIGVLDYDEVELTNLHRQLLHTEATVGLTKVTSVQSYLEQLNSQIEIETHHAQLTSENALALLEPYDVVVDATDNVATRYLLNDACVLLRKPLVSGSALQLEGQLTVYNYRGGPCYRCLFPTPPPPESVTNCGDGGVLGAITGVIGALQALETIKIILSNEGVLAGRLLLFDGQQSAFRNLKLRPKKPTCAVCSEAPTLTKLIDYEQFCGMRATDKDAALTLLEPCERISVRDYHDGWLAAGRDHLLVDVRNANQYEMCQLPGAPVNVPIEDILSNRRTEELLARAQQAQLPVYVVCRRGNDSQLAVRHLAPLFRERNLPAPRDLIGGLHAWTKTIDPNFPIY, encoded by the exons ATGGGAGAAATGAACGGCGAGGGGCAAATCGAGGTGCTGGAAAACGACATACGCACGTTGCGAAAGCAGCTGCAGGAGAAGGTTCAGCAGCTGAAGACCTTGAAAAAGCATTTTCAGAAA AATTGCATTACCAAGCTGAACAACGATGAAATTGCACGGTACAGCCGCCAGATTATCCTATCCGAGATCGGGGTCCAGGGGCAGCTGAAGCTGAAGAAAGCCTCCGTGCTGGTGGTGGGTGCCGGCGGGCTCGGCTGCCCTGCCGCCCTCTACCTGGCCGGTGCCGGTATCGGCCGGATCGGCGTGCTGGACTACGACGAGGTGGAGCTGACCAACCTGCACCGCCAGCTGCTACACACGGAGGCGACGGTCGGCCTGACCAAGGTCACCTCGGTGCAGTCGTACCTGGAGCAGCTCAACTCGCAGATCGAAATCGAGACGCACCACGCGCAGCTCACGAGCGAGAACGCGCTCGCCCTGCTCGAACCGTACGACGTGGTCGTGGACGCGACGGACAACGTGGCCACCCGGTACCTGCTGAACGATGCGTGCGTGCTGCTGCGTAAACCGCTCGTCTCGGGCAGCGCGCTCCAGCTCGAGGGCCAGCTGACCGTGTACAACTACCGCGGTGGGCCCTGCTATCGCTGCCTCTTCCCGACACCGCCCCCGCCCGAATCGGTCACCAACTGTGGGGACGGGGGTGTCCTCGGAGCCATCACCGGTGTGATCGGCGCTCTGCAGGCGCTGGAAACGATCAAAATCATCCTGTCGAACGAGGGCGTACTGGCCGggcggttgctgctgttcgaTGGACAGCAGAGCGCGTTCCGCAACCTCAAGCTGCGCCCCAAAAAACCCACCTGTGCCGTCTGCTCCGAGGCGCCCACACTCACCAAGCTGATCGACTACGAGCAGTTCTGCGGGATGCGGGCCACCGACAAGGACGCCGCCCTGACGCTGCTCGAACCGTGCGAGCGAATTTCGGTGCGCGACTATCACGACGGCTGGCTAGCGGCCGGTCGGGACCATCTGCTAGTGGACGTGCGCAACGCCAATCAGTACGAAATGTGTCAGCTGCCGGGCGCACCGGTCAACGTACCGATCGAGGACATTCTTAGCAACCGGCGCACGGAGGAGCTGCTAGCACGAGCGCAACAAGCGCAGTTACCGGTGTACGTCGTGTGTCGCCGTGGCAACGATTCACAGCTGGCGGTGCGGCACCTGGCGCCACTGTTCCGGGAGCGCAATCTGCCCGCGCCACGCGACCTGATCGGCGGGCTGCACGCCTGGACGAAAACGATCGATCCAAACTTTCCCATCTACTGA
- the LOC1281440 gene encoding RIB43A-like with coiled-coils protein 2, protein MLFVLKDIHFPTHWCSLDVHLHLSVPLDWINPKENRYFFPITKLIDNLTVHLLKLFTVKNKINRKLKIILHPVRYEIRYYRTALCTVRRMNHIDQVARGCHGRASSLVALCTSKKKYLSQLLLKTSSTNKQVVSLLDCGALQLWSIKMLNSLFVNHQDQKEALAIERRRRFEESRKQRFFNARRRIIGVDTDALGLQVQQKHEAEQAQAEQQRKFAEEMRRQEQVLLLKQHEQRQDRVREENELNRFRASHQKPEQSRDFDLFDPDGLKKSLPARLGDDDPRLTISGAQKFDGEDLEERHRRKVQIEQQRSWLEQQIREKQQAELDRRAAETFLESSLMSRENRLHQLASQERYARGKIQQAVNEFNRRLMTEQEQQRLRREREEQEDNLAEIYNNLTSDVLTENPDAAKSSFGPNRVITAQYKGMSPEEIEQVRRTQDRQLEELKRRREQEANTRKAWDQLANEFDRTVTLKERELNRRRHALAEQIRHENRELSMEQQRRVEYLDRVVYQNRPTEAYFDQFNTCTR, encoded by the exons ATGCTATTTGTACTTAAAGACATACATTTTCCAACGCATTGGTGCTCTCTAGATGTGCATTTACATCTTTCTGTTCCATTAGATTGGATAAACCCCAAAGAGAatagatatttttttcctattacCAAGCTAATTGATAACCTTACTGTGCACTTACTTAAATTGTTCAccgtgaaaaataaaattaatcgtAAATTAAAGATTATTTTACATCCAGTCCGATACGAAATCCGATACTACCGTACTGCCTTGTGCACGGTGCGTCGCATGAACCATATCGATCAAGTTGCCCGCGGTTGCCATGGTAGAGCGTCGTCGTTGGTTGCGTTATGCACCTCGAAAAAAAAGTACCTTTCTCAGTTGCTGTTAAAGACGTCTAGCACGAACAAGCAGGTCGTTTCGCTTTTGGATTGTGGTGCGCTTCAGCTGTGGTCTATAAAAATGCTAAATTCTCTTTTCGTTAACCATCAAGATCAAAAGGAGGCGTTAGCTATCGAGCGTAGAAGACGCTTCGAAGAGTCGCGCAAGCAACGCTTCTTCAATGCTAGACGACGCATTATCGGG GTTGACACCGATGCACTCGGCCTACAGGTACAGCAGAAGCATGAGGCCGAACAGGCCCAGGCAGAGCAGCAGCGCAAGTTTGCGGAAGAGATGCGCCGCCAGGAGCAGGTCCTGCTGCTGAAGCAGCACGAGCAGCGCCAGGACCGCGTGCGGGAGGAGAACGAACTGAACCGGTTCCGCGCATCGCACCAGAAGCCGGAACAATCGCGCGACTTTGACCTGTTCGATCCGGACGGTTTGAAGAAGTCGCTCCCGGCCCGCCTCGGCGATGACGATCCACGGCTAACGATTTCCGGCGCCCAGAAGTTTGACGGCGAAGACCTGGAGGAGCGGCACCGCCGCAAGGTGCAGATCGAGCAGCAGCGGTCCTGGCTGGAGCAGCAGATCCGCGAGAAGCAGCAGGCCGAGCTGGACCGCCGGGCGGCCGAAACGTTCCTCGAGAGCTCGCTGATGTCGCGCGAAAATCGGCTCCACCAGCTTGCCTCCCAGGAGCGGTACGCGCGGGGCAAAATTCAGCAAGCGGTCAACGAGTTCAACCGCCGGCTGATGACCGAACAGGAGCAGCAGCGTTTGCGGCGCGAGCGCGAAGAGCAGGAGGACAATTTGGCCGAAATCTACAACAATCTCACGAGCGACGTGCTGACGGAGAATCCAGACGCGGCGAAAAGCAGCTTCGGCCCGAACCGGGTCATTACCGCGCAGTACAAGGGTATGTCGCCGGAGGAGATTGAGCAGGTTCGGCGCACGCAGGACCGGCAGCTCGAGGAGCTGAAGCGCAGGCGGGAGCAGGAGGCCAACACGCGCAAGGCGTGGGATCAGCTGGCGAACGAGTTCGATCGCACGGTCACGCTGAAGGAGCGCGAGCTGAACCGACGGCGTCACGCGCTGGCCGAACAGATACGGCACGAAAACCGCGAGCTCTCGATGGAGCAGCAGCGCCGGGTGGAGTATCTCGACCGGGTGGTCTATCAGAACCGACCGACGGAGGCCTACTTCGACCAGTTTAACACCTGCACGCGATAG
- the LOC1281442 gene encoding exocyst complex component 2, whose amino-acid sequence MVKSPVVTGISPKEGPPGTRVTIRGEFLGNKATDLIGLTICGCDCLLSAEWKSDKKIIARTGAAKGKGDIIVTTRGGGTGTCTVQFRAYYETIGPMKESAVWIEESPMQSLAWGRRSLAPTGYTQEDPLGLSNEGNEKKFPEDLRDLFPDGSGDLSQENFTPGWFLLENHHATSFEDLKAGLSYLRRRVESQKEGQLSFLKSNAGSVIDQLDTLMTLRDRITQDNKVHGKEPVRQLDVTIRGSIDASHELFKDVLVRKEKADATRAALSAMSRHKFLFCLPNTVEKAAVKNEFDIVVNDYARVKNLFGKTEVPIFRKVLEEVDIKILAIRQQLHGKIREMPQGVEQQKKMIKALISLEAQQAGTSVAGKLKIDDPAWDAIEARAKHLEETFLKAYEQYSGKESHGSESKSRTDPAVTPVRVQFCEEMTEIAASQFPDLWRLGQAHFNGELRGASPPKPGNFKRIILTAIEQFCSYLRSALLATSSAHRSLVAAVSAVKGLPAWPSSSPSLNFLITWLPHCLRYVRVSYATLIRLDLPNEALDIVLKFIDELRLYCMSTILKKANERVKKLHEKEQWELSVTEFAGATSLPAKLQEILVEAIDDAQVACLTPEVREGPLLEPQSDGQRELSKRFQEILTSFCTVIETLALQRSDEDPQQAPMLSQLIGFPAALLQQQMSTGDKREWANPAITWEQRLLCCLSNCIYCNRIFFPKLGSLFTRHSFPVPTLAIENSRSTINGLFASLLEMYVEHKSDPLVGTIEPSMYLGRFQWDQVGPSEKLSPYAHECLDNLVSVYSEIFAISPSLLRPILEPIVQTVAEELARLMTCVQKFNVNGALQATVDINVIRDAVRVYSNETAKSFFVEALDAIPSVPESEQRTLETVKTIKNNIRLQIMCLQVVDP is encoded by the exons ATGGTGAAAAGCCCGGTTGTTACGGGCATTTCGCCCAAGGAAGGTCCACCCGGCACGCGGGTAACGATACGTGGCGAATTTCTCGGCAACAAGGCAACGGATCTGATCG GTCTGACCATCTGCGGTTGCGATTGTCTGCTGTCGGCGGAATGGAAATCGGACAAAAAGATCATTGCCCGCACGGGAGCGGCCAAGGGCAAGGGCGACATCATCGTGACGACACGCGGCGGCGGCACGGGCACGTGCACGGTGCAGTTCCGCGCGTACTACGAAACGATCGGCCCGATGAAGGAGTCGGCCGTGTGGATCGAGGAATCGCCGATGCAATCGCTCGCCTGGGGCCGACGGTCCCTCGCACCCACCGGCTACACGCAGGAAGATCCGCTCGGCCTGTCGAACGAGGGCAATGAGAAAAAGTTCCCGGAAGATCTGCGCGACCTGTTCCCGGACGGGTCGGGCGATCTGTCGCAGGAAAACTTTACGCCCGGCTGGTTTCTGCTCGAGAACCACCATGCCACCTCGTTCGAGGACCTGAAGGCGGGTCTGTCCTACCTGCGCCGGCGGGTGGAAAGCCAGAAGGAGGGCCAGCTGTCGTTCCTGAAGTCAAATGCCGGCTCGGTGATCGACCAGCTCGACACGCTGATGACGTTGCGCGATCGCATCACGCAGGACAACAAGGTGCACGGGAAGGAGCCGGTGCGGCAGCTGGACGTGACGATCCGCGGCTCGATCGACGCTTCGCACGAGCTGTTCAAGGACGTGCTGGTGCGGAAGGAGAAGGCTGACGCGACCCGGGCCGCCCTGTCGGCCATGTCGCGGCACAAGTTTCTGTTCTGTCTGCCCAACACGGTGGAAAAGGCGGCCGTCAAGAACGAGTTCGACATCGTGGTGAATGATTACGCGCGGGTGAAGAACCTGTTTGGCAAAACGGAGGTGCCG ATCTTTCGCAAGGTGCTGGAGGAGGTGGACATTAAAATACTTGCCATCCGGCAGCAGCTGCACGGCAAAATAAGGGAGATGCCGCAAGGCGtggagcagcagaagaagatgATAAAGGCACTGATCAGTCTGGAAGCGCAGCAAGCGGGCACGAGCGTTGCGGGGAAGTTGAAGATCGATGACCCGGCCTGGGACGCGATCGAGGCACGCGCCAAACACCTGGAGGAAACGTTCCTCAAGGCGTACGAACAGTACTCGGGGAAGGAATCGCACGGCAGTGAGTCGAAATCGCGCACCGACCCGGCCGTAACGCCTGTGCGCGTACAGTTCTGCGAGGAAATGACCGAAATAGCGGCCAGCCAATTCCCGGACTTGTGGCGGCTGGGACAGGCCCACTTCAATGGCGAACTGCGCGGGGCCAGTCCACCAAAGCCGGGCAACTTTAAGCGCATTATTCTGACAGCGATTGAACAGTTCTGTTCCTATCTCCGGTCGGCTCTGCTGGCCACCTCCAGCGCACACCGATCACTCGTTGCGGCTGTGAGCGCGGTAAAGGGATTGCCCGCTTGGCCCTCGTCCAGCCCTTCGCTAAACTTTCTCATCACCTGGCTGCCACACTGTCTGCGGTATGTGCGCGTCTCGTACGCCACGCTGATCCGGCTCGATCTCCCGAACGAAGCGCTCGACATTGTGCTAAAGTTTATCGACGAGCTGCGCCTTTACTGCATGTCCACCATCCTGAAGAAGGCAAACGAGCGGGTAAAGAAGCTGCACGAGAAGGAGCAGTGGGAGCTGTCGGTGACGGAGTTTGCCGGGGCGACCAGTTTGCCTGCCAAGCTGCAGGAGATTCTCGTGGAAGCGATCGATGACGCGCAGGTCGCCTGCCTAACGCCCGAAGTGCGCGAAGGACCATTGCTCGAGCCGCAGTCCGATGGGCAGCGGGAGCTATCGAAACGGTTCCAGGAGATACTCACCTCGTTCTGTACCGTGATCGAAACGCTTGCCTTGCAACGGTCGGACGAGGATCCGCAGCAGGCGCCGATGCTGTCGCAGCTCATTGGCTTTCCGGCCGCGTTGCTGCAGCAACAGATGAGCACGGGCGATAAGCGAGAGTGGGCCAATCCGGCCATCACCTGGGAGCAGCGGCTGCTGTGCTGCCTGTCGAACTGCATCTACTGCAATCGCATCTTCTTCCCGAAGCTGGGCAGCCTTTTCACGCGCCACAGCTTCCCGGTACCGACGCTGGCGATTGAAAATTCACGCTCCACTATTAACGGGCTGTTTGCCAGCCTGCTGGAGATGTACGTCGAGCACAAGAGCGATCCGCTGGTGGGCACGATCGAGCCGTCGATGTATCTGGGACGGTTCCAGTGGGATCAGGTCGGCCCGTCCGAGAAGCTTAGCCCGTACGCGCACGAATGTCTCGACAATCTGGTGTCGGTGTACTCGGAGATCTTTGCCATCTCGCCGTCGCTGTTGCGGCCCATCCTGGAACCGATCGTGCAGACCGTGGCGGAGGAGCTGGCCCGCTTGATGACCTGCGTGCAGAAGTTTAACGTCAACGGGGCGTTACAGGCGACGGTGGATATTAACGTGATTCGCGATGCGGTGCGCGTGTACAGCAACGAAACGGCAAA GAGTTTCTTTGTGGAGGCGCTCGATGCAATTCCATCCGTTCCGGAAAGCGAGCAGAG AACGCTCGAAACGGTTAAGACGATCAAAAACAACATCCGCCTGCAGATCATGTGCCTGCAGGTGGTGGATCCCTGA
- the LOC1281443 gene encoding adipocyte plasma membrane-associated protein Hemomucin — translation MGLKSKLFKTGVVLLLIAVLPGLPPKTVFPFRPISIVPARPLAGVLAPNQLLNGAERLHEGGLQQPEGIAVRGNATYVTVYGGKILELGDQGSVRTVAKLGPDCVGTYSERVCGRPLGLDFDTKGNNLIVADPYLGIWQVHIKTGDKKLLVPKDKAIIVEDREQSSSSSSEAARKLRTRQPNIPNGVAVARNGDFYWSDTASDFIFEDAIQALLCNPSGRLLHYSRAEGRSRVLIDEVYGANGVVLSPDESFVLVGELGGQLIRRYYLKGPKAGTHDVFVDGLPGAVDNLNGDATGFWVGLVIGADESNPSFVGMLAPFPNLRRLLVRLFVLAEAPFRLWYDATGSDFALWVTHHIGHLGGLVPLFPDRGTVLRMDWEGNIVLALHNDDTSSHVISQAVPVPGTDQLLLGSPVNQWLGRVKLTPDTLAVLRGGKVDRKQPATEAPSREEL, via the exons ATGGGACTGAAGAGTAAGCTGTTCAAGACGGgcgtggtgctgttgctgattGCCGTTCTGCCTGGCCTGCCGCCGAAAACGGTGTTCCCGTTCAGGCCGATCAGCATCGTGCCGGCCCGACCGCTGGCCGGCGTGCTGGCCCCGAACCAGCTGCTTAACGGAGCGGAACGGCTGCACGAGGGCGGCCTCCAGCAGCCGGAAGGGATTGCGGTGCGCGGTAACGCTACCTACGTTACGGTTTACGGTGGCAAGATACTGGAGCTGGGCGACCAGGGCTCGGTGCGCACGGTGGCCAAGCTCGGGCCGGACTGTG TCGGCACCTACTCGGAACGGGTCTGCGGACGGCCGCTGGGGCTCGATTTCGATACGAAAGGGAACAATCTCATCGTGGCCGACCCGTACCTCGGCATCTGGCAGGTGCACATTAAAACGGGCGACAAGAAGCTGCTCGTCCCGAAGGACAAAGCCATCATCGTGGAGGATCGAGAGCAatcgtcttcgtcgtcgtcggaggCGGCCCGAAAGCTGCGCACCCGCCAACCGAACATCCCGAACGGGGTGGCGGTCGCGCGCAACGGTGACTTCTACTGGTCGGACACGGCGTCCGACTTTATCTTCGAGGACGCGATCCAGGCGCTGCTGTGCAATCCGTCCGGCCGGCTGCTCCACTACTCCCGTGCCGAGGGCAGGAGCCGCGTCCTGATCGACGAGGTGTACGGCGCGAACGGTGTCGTGCTCAGCCCGGACGAAAGCTTCGTGCTGGTCGGCGAGCTCGGTGGCCAGCTGATCCGGCGGTACTACCTGAAGGGACCGAAGGCGGGCACGCACGACGTGTTCGTCGACGGGTTGCCCGGTGCGGTGGACAATCTGAACGGTGATGCGACCGGGTTCTGGGTCGGGCTGGTCATTGGGGCCGACGAGAGCAATCCATCGTTCGTCGGTATGCTGGCACCGTTCCCGAACTTGCGCCGGCTGCTGGTGCGTTTGTTCGTGCTGGCGGAGGCTCCGTTCCGGCTGTGGTACGACGCGACCGGCAGTGACTTTGCGCTCTGGGTGACGCATCATATTGGCCACCTCGGGGGGCTGGTGCCACTGTTCCCGGACCGTGGTACCGTGCTGCGGATGGACTGGGAGGGTAATATCGTGCTGGCACTGCACAACGACGACACGTCCAGCCATGTCATCTCGCAGGCCGTGCCCGTCCCCGGGACGGaccagctgctgctcggcTCGCCCGTCAACCAGTGGCTGGGACGGGTGAAGCTAACGCCCGACACGCTGGCCGTGCTGAGGGGCGGGAAAGTGGACCGAAAGCAACCCGCAACCGAAGCGCCCTCTAGGGAGGAACTGTAG
- the LOC1281441 gene encoding nicastrin: MVLSRGLIGVKRVSWWYVAVWVALQQIDLGAHGQRMKDNMYTPVNGAHCFRRLNGTHVTGCSSSNGGSVGVLHLINSKVDIDFIVQKHPSPPYAPIVPPALYTRENILRLRDEAGPYVSALVLMNNASGLEQFSQESRCPNQYSGLAADQQQQRCSVDRAEDSWNPWGSGLLLEDFPFPIFYVAGVSEMEKLLDCYEKFNAHDLENQHQRSLCAIEVKAFMSAAVSTDICMRRSNSYNSLIPATKFCDPLQGKNVYATLFPRPIVPEEQRVEGPERIVLVSTRTDTTTMFDGVGLGAMDSVVPFAVLVAVAHFLSQALPSNDRNVLFLFFNGESYDYIGSQRFVYDLQTGAFPSRGTQTKPISMDNIELMIDLGALDNLTDLHVYHPAPQPMATKVAELLRKINQQFGFGIQAGQPVMTTNLPPVSAQSFLRENITFPAVIVASRPANRFYHSIYDDQENLHYRYGNHSRKYDFTQLEDLDLGDRSDLYGKDSIQMRIRNASTLIGMSIYELLTGRAYGQRNGTNSVLIDEFLHCFLESADCPLFRATVKPDTPHVYPAPPSRYISVHTTLTSDATGWTYRVLGLLLGQKVANATKANCSALHLPYQWMAGYGGAGECRRTTQNMSLALSPAFMNETYDFTSYRYSTWTESTWSEMSARIFLRPSPAHETLTLSIGIVVMVISFVLVFLINSRSDVLFNQGSTSSIPIATQPTQC, from the exons ATGGTTCTTTCGCGCGGACTGATTGGCGTGAAACGGGTTAGCTGGTGGTATGTTGCCGTTTGGGTCGCACTACAACAGATTGACCTGGGTG CCCATGGACAGCGCATGAAAGATAATATGTACACGCCGGTGAATGGGGCGCATTGCTTTCGCCGCCTCAACGGAACGCACGTAACCGGCTGCAGCT CAAGCAATGGTGGATCGGTGGGAGTGTTGCATTTAATCAACAGCAAGGTGGACATTGATTTCATCGTACAGAAGCATCCTTCGCCGCCGTACGCGCCCATCGTACCGCCCGCGCTGTACACGCGCGAGAACATCCTCCGGCTGCGCGATGAGGCCGGCCCGTACGTGTCCGCGCTGGTGCTGATGAATAATGCCAGCGGGCTGGAACAGTTCAGCCAGGAGTCGCGCTGCCCCAACCAGTACAGCGGGCTGGCGGCGgaccaacaacagcagcggTGCAGCGTGGACCGGGCCGAGGACAGCTGGAACCCGTGGGGTAGCGGTTTGCTGCTGGAAGACTTTCCCTTCCCCATCTTCTACGTGGCGGGCGTGTCCGAGATGGAGAAGCTGCTCGATTGCTACGAAAAGTTTAACGCGCACGATCTGGAGAACCAGCACCAGCGCAGCCTGTGCGCGATCGAGGTGAAAGCGTTCATGTCGGCCGCCGTCAGCACGGACATCTGCATGCGGCGCTCCAACTCGTACAATTCGCTCATCCCCGCCACCAAGTTCTGCGATCCGCTGCAGGGGAAGAACGTGTACGCGACGCTCTTCCCGCGCCCGATCGTGCCCGAGGAGCAGCGGGTCGAGGGACCGGAGCGGATAGTGCTCGTGTCGACGCGcaccgacaccaccaccatgttCGACGGCGTGGGGCTCGGGGCGATGGATTCCGTGGTCCCGTTCGCCGTGCTTGTGGCCGTCGCCCACTTCCTCTCCCAAGCGCTGCCCAGCAACGATCGAAATGTGCTGTTTCTGTTCTTCAACGGCGAGTCGTACGATTACATCGGCTCGCAGCGCTTCGTGTACGATCTGCAGACGGGTGCGTTTCCTTCGCGCGGCACCCAAACCAAACCGATATCGATGGACAACATCGAGCTGATGATCGATCTGGGCGCGCTGGACAATCTGACCGACCTGCACGTGTACCACCCGGCACCGCAACCGATGGCGACCAAGGTGGCGGAGCTGCTGCGCAAAATCAACCAGCAGTTCGGGTTCGGCATCCAGGCAGGGCAACCGGTGATGACGACCAATCTGCCCCCGGTGTCGGCCCAATCGTTCCTACGGGAAAACATCACCTTCCCGGCGGTGATCGTTGCGTCGCGGCCGGCCAATCGGTTTTACCACTCCATCTACGACGACCAGGAGAACCTGCACTATCGCTACGGCAACCATTCGCGCAAGTACGATTTTACGCAGCTGGAGGACCTGGATCTGGGCGATCGGAGCGACCTGTACGGGAAGGATTCGATTCAGATGCGCATACGCAACGCGTCCACGCTGATCGGCATGAGCATCTACGAGCTGCTGACGGGGCGCGCGTACGGACAGCGCAACGGCACCAACAGTGTGCTGATCGACGAGTTCCTGCACTGCTTCCTCGAGTCGGCCGACTGTCCGCTATTCCGGGCGACGGTGAAACCGGACACGCCGCACGTCTACCCAGCACCGCCCTCCCGGTACATTAGCGTGCACACGACGCTGACGTCCGATGCGACGGGCTGGACGTACCGGGTGCTTGGTTTGCTGCTCGGGCAGAAGGTGGCGAACGCGACCAAGGCGAACTGTTCCGCGCTGCACCTGCCGTACCAGTGGATGGCCGGGTACGGCGGGGCGGGCGAGTGCCGCCGGACAACGCAAAACATGAGCCTGGCCCTGTCGCCCGCCTTCATGAACGAAACGTACGACTTTACCTCCTACCGCTACTCGACCTGGACCGAGTCGACGTGGTCGGAGATGTCGGCGCGCATTTTCCTGCGGCCATCGCCCGCCCACGAAACGCTCACGCTGTCCATTGGCatcgtggtgatggtgatatCGTTCGTGCTGGTGTTTCTCATCAACAGCCGGTCGGACGTGCTGTTCAATCAGGGTTCCACCTCGTCGATACC cATTGCCACACAGCCGACACAATGTTGA
- the LOC1281439 gene encoding histone deacetylase 11: MCFRLNSTASADQSSMSSGTDEDDKEDEAAGGKFTAELPIGRDRIPIVYRPEYGVRFLGLQKLHPFDAAKGGNIYRLLKTNGLIQTDGDVYAPNEITLEELLAVHTQRYIDSLKWSLNVAKIAEIPPLLFVPNCFVQRSYLRPMRYQTGGSLLAARAALESGLGWAINLGGGFHHCSADRGGGFCPYADITLAVKMLQSSGKGIERILIVDLDAHQGNGYERDLMEDRRVFILDMYNYRIYPRDQHAKLAIRRAVELKPHTDDEEYLRKLKHCLSQSIAEFEPNFIIYNAGTDILKGDPLGLLDITPEGVVERDEFVFRSALERSIPLVMLLSGGYLRSSARVIANSIVNLRDKALLPTVQ; encoded by the exons ATGTGTTTCCGATTAAACAGTACGGCCAGTGCGGATCAGAGCTCTATGAGCAGCGGAACAGACGAGGACGACAAGGAAGATGAGGCTGCGGGTGGAAAGTTTACCGCCGAGCTGCCAATTGGCCGTGACCGGATACCGATCGTTTATCGGCCCGAGTATGGTGTACGGTTTCTCGGCCTCCAGAAGCTACACCCGTTCGATGCGGCCAAGGGTGGCAACATCTATCGGCTGCTGAAGACGAACGGGTTGATACAAACCGACGGGGATGTGTACGCGCCTAACGAAATCACGCTCGAGGAGCTGCTGGCCGTTCATACGCAGCGCTACATCGACAGCCTGAAG TGGAGTTTAAATGTGGCCAAAATCGCAGAGATACCGCCGCTCCTGTTCGTGCCAAACTGTTTCGTGCAGCGAAGCTACCTGCGCCCGATGCGCTACCAAACGGGCGGCTCACTACTGGCGGCCCGTGCCGCCCTCGAGTCCGGGCTGGGCTGGGCCATCAATTTGGGCGGTGGGTTTCATCACTGCAGTGCCGACCGGGGCGGTGGATTCTGCCCGTACGCCGACATTACGCTGGCGGTGAAAATGCTCCAATCGAGCGGCAAGGGCATCGAGCGCATCCTGATAGTGGATCTCGACGCGCACCAGGGCAATGGGTACGAGCGGGATTTGATGGAGGATCGGCGCGTGTTCATCCTGGACATGTACAACTATCGCATCTACCCGCGGGATCAGCACGCCAAACTGGCGATACGGAGGGCGGTCGAGCTGAAGCCCCACACGGACGACGAGGAGTACCTGCGGAAGCTGAAGCA CTGCTTAAGCCAATCGATTGCGGAATTTGAGCCGAACTTTATCATCTACAACGCCGGCACCGACATCCTGAAGGGTGATCCGCTGGGCCTGCTAGACATCACGCCCGAGGGTGTGGTGGAGCGGGATGAGTTTGTGTTTCGCAGCGCGCTGGAACGCTCCATCCcgctggtgatgctgctgaGCGGTGGATATTTGCGCAGCTCGGCACGTGTCATAGCCAACTCGATCGTGAACTTGCGCGACAAAGCTTTGCTGCCAACGGTCCAGTAG